From Luteococcus japonicus, one genomic window encodes:
- the ftsZ gene encoding cell division protein FtsZ: protein MASASQNYLAVIKVVGVGGGGVNAVNRMIEAGLKGVEFIAINTDAQALLMSDADVKLDVGRELTRGLGAGADPDKGRQAAEDHADEIEETLKGADMVFVTAGEGGGTGTGGAPVVAKIARSLGALTIGVVTRPFSFEGKRRSTQAEEGIARLREEVDTLIVIPNDKLLQMTDHQVAILDAFKQADQVLMQGVSGITDLITTPGVINLDFADVKSVMSNAGSALMGIGSARGEDRARAAAELAINSPLLETSIDGAHGVLLSIAGGSDLGLFEVSAAANLIEAAAHDEANIIFGTIIDDGLGDEVRVTVIAAGFDGGAPPRRQPGVQRSPGLNVNGTRNTALTPPQAQNTPTATQVARGPQVMGSSSSPSSPAQPTFQNTQQNNPYSHQAQPPVPQQTGFETARTPRPAESDDDLDIPDFLK, encoded by the coding sequence GTGGCGAGTGCTTCGCAGAACTATCTGGCAGTGATCAAGGTCGTCGGCGTGGGTGGCGGCGGTGTCAACGCCGTGAACCGCATGATCGAGGCCGGGCTCAAGGGTGTGGAGTTCATCGCGATCAACACCGACGCGCAGGCGCTGCTGATGAGCGATGCGGACGTCAAGCTCGACGTCGGCCGCGAGCTGACCCGCGGTCTCGGCGCCGGCGCCGACCCGGACAAGGGTCGTCAGGCCGCCGAGGACCACGCCGACGAGATCGAGGAGACCCTCAAGGGTGCCGACATGGTCTTCGTCACCGCGGGCGAGGGCGGCGGCACCGGTACCGGTGGTGCCCCCGTCGTCGCGAAGATCGCGCGCTCGCTGGGCGCCCTGACCATCGGCGTCGTGACCCGCCCCTTCTCCTTCGAGGGCAAGCGTCGCTCGACCCAGGCGGAGGAGGGCATCGCACGTCTGCGTGAGGAGGTCGACACCCTCATCGTCATCCCGAACGACAAGCTGCTGCAGATGACCGACCACCAGGTCGCCATCCTGGACGCCTTCAAGCAGGCCGACCAGGTGCTGATGCAGGGCGTCTCGGGCATCACCGACCTGATCACCACCCCCGGCGTGATCAACCTTGACTTCGCCGACGTGAAGTCCGTGATGAGCAATGCCGGCTCCGCCCTGATGGGCATCGGCTCGGCCCGCGGCGAGGACCGCGCCCGCGCCGCCGCAGAGCTGGCCATCAACTCGCCGCTGCTGGAGACCTCCATCGACGGCGCGCACGGAGTGCTGCTCTCGATCGCGGGTGGCTCGGACCTGGGTCTGTTCGAGGTCTCGGCCGCCGCCAACCTGATCGAGGCCGCCGCGCACGACGAGGCCAACATCATCTTCGGCACCATCATCGACGACGGTCTGGGCGACGAGGTGCGCGTCACCGTGATCGCCGCCGGCTTCGACGGTGGCGCCCCGCCCCGTCGCCAGCCCGGCGTGCAGCGCTCGCCCGGCCTGAACGTCAACGGCACTCGCAACACCGCGCTCACCCCGCCGCAGGCGCAGAACACGCCCACCGCGACGCAGGTGGCCCGCGGCCCGCAGGTGATGGGCTCGTCCAGCTCGCCGTCCTCGCCGGCGCAGCCGACCTTCCAGAACACGCAGCAGAACAACCCTTACAGCCACCAGGCGCAGCCTCCGGTTCCGCAGCAGACGGGTTTCGAGACGGCGCGCACCCCGCGCCCGGCCGAGTCCGACGATGACCTGGACATCCCGGACTTCCTGAAGTAA
- a CDS encoding polyphenol oxidase family protein: MFSFLARPAPDVPVGVCFTDRHDGSSTGSLGSLNLGRTDVDEVTHLRANGHAVRDALGISRLVALHQVHGHEVLTVDEDFLSTWTEDSWLGEPHAQALPVADAAVTTQPGIGLVIRVADCVPVLLADPVAGVIGGAHAGRVGFDRGVLGATVEAMGALGATDIRAWIGPHVCGSCYEVPERMAQEVDARHPGVASTTSWGTPSLDLGLGCQRQLGALGIAVERDDMCTLTEESLHSYRRDGAGAGRQAGIIWRVS; encoded by the coding sequence ATGTTCAGCTTCCTCGCCCGCCCTGCCCCCGACGTCCCGGTCGGGGTCTGCTTCACCGACCGCCACGACGGCTCCAGCACCGGTAGCCTCGGCTCACTCAACCTGGGCCGAACCGACGTGGACGAGGTCACGCACCTGCGGGCCAATGGGCACGCCGTCCGCGACGCGCTGGGCATCAGCCGGCTCGTGGCGCTGCACCAGGTCCATGGCCACGAGGTGCTGACCGTCGACGAGGACTTCCTCTCCACCTGGACCGAGGACTCATGGCTGGGGGAGCCGCATGCGCAGGCGCTGCCGGTGGCGGACGCGGCCGTGACCACCCAGCCAGGTATCGGCCTGGTGATCCGGGTGGCGGACTGCGTCCCGGTGCTGCTGGCCGACCCGGTGGCCGGCGTCATCGGGGGAGCGCATGCCGGGCGGGTCGGCTTCGACCGTGGGGTGCTGGGGGCCACTGTCGAGGCAATGGGTGCCCTGGGGGCCACCGACATCCGGGCCTGGATCGGACCGCATGTGTGCGGTTCCTGCTACGAGGTTCCCGAGCGGATGGCGCAGGAGGTGGACGCTCGGCATCCCGGGGTCGCATCCACCACCTCCTGGGGCACCCCGTCCCTGGACCTGGGACTCGGCTGCCAGCGGCAGCTGGGGGCACTCGGCATTGCCGTCGAACGTGACGACATGTGTACGCTCACGGAGGAATCGCTGCACTCGTACCGGCGCGACGGTGCTGGCGCCGGGCGCCAGGCGGGCATCATTTGGCGCGTGTCGTGA